The Betta splendens chromosome 7, fBetSpl5.4, whole genome shotgun sequence genome includes a window with the following:
- the prickle3 gene encoding prickle planar cell polarity protein 3 isoform X2 — MFLRGSKKRRSVRSEEEDPDRGQPCMRCGDQCPGFRVHGWRKICVHCKCVREEHVVRSVPGQLEKMMTKLVSDFQRHSISDDDSGCASEEYAWVPPGIKPEQVYQYFSCLPEDRVPYVNSPGERYRIKQLLHQLPAHDSEPQYCNSLDDEEKKELRLFSQQRKRENLGRGVVRLFPVTMTGAICQQCGRQICGGDIAVFASRAGHGSCWHPQCFQCASCSELLVDLIYFYQDGQIYCGRHHAERLKPRCQACDEIILADECTEAEGRYWHMKHFCCFECEAALGGQRYIMRESRPYCCSCYESLYAEYCDTCGEHIGIDQGQMTYEGQHWHAVESCFCCARCRLPLLGQPFLPRGGLIFCSRACSLGEDPNNSDSCDSALQSRAPQPSKHCGPGEKQCGSPLKPLEGISVTIKPPKDCVHTAVENKGTHCTAPVQNGVPAPNGVSHPRGSYSPLPHIHRGNGLGPSWPSDLPHYSLLPGDCGISGLQGEQNGKTGLTGVNSRGTSTTKDCKNWVEKTNQIMQVFPQKNLHASSPDTPSSPPPNNPSMFPPPLPIKSRDLLPQESTPTNLAQPEKTPRDSPSPLTRTSTARVSFREPISSSYSVEEEEDNNDENVDELQEGDENQQDDDEVEPGFGSRLHLQKGIPPQMDLLDGASNHPRSHRRGWNRGNTHSDPTPHSRRPRSDRPRLDTLDRRGERDHRGSANTSSLTLHPGHFKHEDCSTCSSSSDSEEEGFFLGQPIPLPPQLRKQQPDESKDREVDKEREVQRDWGLRGSIRRRRANSLGAKDKDKNCAIS, encoded by the exons ATGTTTTTGCGCGGGTCGAAGAAGCGGCGCTCGGTTCGCTCG gaggaagaggaccCAGACAGAGGGCAGCCCTGTATGCGCTGCGGAGACCAGTGTCCCGGCTTCCGTGTCCATGGCTGGAG GAAGATCTGCGTGCATTGCAAGTGTGTGCGAGAGGAGCATGTCGTGCGTTCGGTTCCGGGCCAGCTGGAAAAGATGATGACGAAGCTGGTGTCGGACTTTCAGAGGCACTCCATCTCCGATGATGACTCGGGCTGCGCCTCGGAGGAGTACGCGTGGGTCCCACCTGGGATCAAGCCCGAACAG gtttaCCAGTACTTTAGCTGCCTACCAGAGGACCGAGTGCCTTATGTGAACAGTCCAGGGGAGAGATACAGAATCAAACAactgctgcaccagctgccTGCCCACGACAGTGAG CCGCAGTACTGCAACTCTCTGGACgacgaggagaagaaggagctgcGTCTTTTCAGTCAGCAGAGGAAACGAGAAAACCTGGGCAGAGGCGTCGTCAGACTCTTCCCAGTAACTATGACGGGAGCCATCTGCCAGCAG TGCGGCAGGCAGATCTGCGGCGGAGACATCGCGGTGTTTGCCAGCCGAGCGGGGCACGGCAGCTGCTGGCACCCTCAGTGCTTCCAGTGTGCCTCCTGCAGCGAGCTGCTGGTGGACCTCATCTACTTCTACCAGGACGGACAGATCTACTGCGGCCGGCACCATGCGGAGAGACTCAAGCCGCGCTGCCAGGCCTGCGATGAG ATTATTCTTGCAGATGAATGCACCGAGGCCGAGGGACGATACTGGCACATGAAACACTTCTGCTGCTTTGAGTGTGAAGCTGCCCTGGGTGGGCAGCGTTACATCATGAGGGAGAGTCGACCctactgctgctcctgctaCGAGTCCCTGTATGCAGAGTACTGCGATACCTGTGGAGAACACATAG GCATCGACCAAGGCCAGATGACATACGAAGGTCAGCACTGGCACGCTGTGGAGTCGTGTTTCTGCTGCGCTCGCTGTCGTCTGCCTCTTCTGGGGCAGCCCTTCCTCCCTCGAGGGGGGCTCATCTTCTGCTCCAGGGCCTGCTCGCTGGGCGAAGACCCCAACAACTCGGACTCCTGTGActcagcgctgcagagcagagcccCTCAGCCTAGCAAGCACTGTGGGCCGGGAGAGAAACAGTGTGGATCCCCTCTGAAGCCACTAGAGGGCATCAGTGTTACTATCAAACCACCAAAGGATTGCGTTCATACTGCAGTGGAAAACAAAG GTACACACTGCACTGCTCCAGTTCAAAATGGAGTTCCTGCACCCAATGGTGTTTCTCACCCAAGAGGCTCCTACTCACCTCTTCCCCACATTCATCGAGGAAATGGCTTAGGTCCATCATGGCCTAGTGATCTCCCGCATTACAGTTTGTTGCCGGGGGACTGTGGTATCAGTGGGCTCCAGGGAGAGCAGAACGGGAAAACTGGACTAACTGGTGTTAATTCAAGAGGAACCTCTACTACGAAAGACTGCAAAAACTGGGTAGAGAAGACGAATCAGATTATGCAAG TTTTTCCTCAGAAGAACCTACATGCAAGTTCACCTGACAcgccttcttctcctcctcccaacaACCCGTCCATGTTCCCACCACCTCTGCCCATCAAGTCTCGAGACTTGTTACCCCAGGAGTCCACCCCGACGAACCTGGCACAGCCAGAGAAGACGCCCAGGGATTCACCATCCCCACTGACCCGCACCAGCACTGCCAGAGTTAGTTTCAGAGAACcgatcagcagcagctactctgtcgaggaggaagaggacaatAACGATGAGAATGTGGACGAATTGCAAGAAGGCGATGAAAATcagcaggatgatgatgaagtgGAGCCGGGCTTCGGaagcaggttacatctacagaaaGGTATTCCACCACAGATGGACCTACTGG ATGGCGCTTCTAATCACCCACGCAGTCATCGCAGGGGGTGGAATCGTGGCAACACGCATTCTGATCCCACTCCCCACTCCCGACGGCCTCGATCCGACCGGCCTCGGCTGGACACACTGGACAGGAGAGGCGAGAGGGACCACAGGGGCTCCGCCAACACCTCCTCACTGACCCTTCATCCTGGCCACTTTAAACATGAAGACTGCTCtacctgctcctcatcctccgaCTCGGAGGAAGAGGGCTTCTTCCTTGGACAGCCTATTCCTCTTCCACCACAGCTTCGAAAGCAGCAACCTGATGAGAGCAAAGACAGAGAGGTAGACAAGGAGAGGGAGGTGCAGAGAGACTGGGGGCTGAGAGGCAGCATTAGGCGGAGGAGGGCTAACAGCCTTGGTGCAAAGGACAAAGATAAGAACTGTGCTATCTCCTAG
- the prickle3 gene encoding prickle planar cell polarity protein 3 isoform X1, whose product MLKLSTATKTFHTDGELFTARYERSCTGEEKKEEEDPDRGQPCMRCGDQCPGFRVHGWRKICVHCKCVREEHVVRSVPGQLEKMMTKLVSDFQRHSISDDDSGCASEEYAWVPPGIKPEQVYQYFSCLPEDRVPYVNSPGERYRIKQLLHQLPAHDSEPQYCNSLDDEEKKELRLFSQQRKRENLGRGVVRLFPVTMTGAICQQCGRQICGGDIAVFASRAGHGSCWHPQCFQCASCSELLVDLIYFYQDGQIYCGRHHAERLKPRCQACDEIILADECTEAEGRYWHMKHFCCFECEAALGGQRYIMRESRPYCCSCYESLYAEYCDTCGEHIGIDQGQMTYEGQHWHAVESCFCCARCRLPLLGQPFLPRGGLIFCSRACSLGEDPNNSDSCDSALQSRAPQPSKHCGPGEKQCGSPLKPLEGISVTIKPPKDCVHTAVENKGTHCTAPVQNGVPAPNGVSHPRGSYSPLPHIHRGNGLGPSWPSDLPHYSLLPGDCGISGLQGEQNGKTGLTGVNSRGTSTTKDCKNWVEKTNQIMQVFPQKNLHASSPDTPSSPPPNNPSMFPPPLPIKSRDLLPQESTPTNLAQPEKTPRDSPSPLTRTSTARVSFREPISSSYSVEEEEDNNDENVDELQEGDENQQDDDEVEPGFGSRLHLQKGIPPQMDLLDGASNHPRSHRRGWNRGNTHSDPTPHSRRPRSDRPRLDTLDRRGERDHRGSANTSSLTLHPGHFKHEDCSTCSSSSDSEEEGFFLGQPIPLPPQLRKQQPDESKDREVDKEREVQRDWGLRGSIRRRRANSLGAKDKDKNCAIS is encoded by the exons ATGTTAAAACTGTCAACAGCAACGAAAACATTCCACACTGATGGTGAACTCTTCACAGCGAGATATGAGAGGAGCTgcacaggagaggaaaaaaaa gaggaagaggaccCAGACAGAGGGCAGCCCTGTATGCGCTGCGGAGACCAGTGTCCCGGCTTCCGTGTCCATGGCTGGAG GAAGATCTGCGTGCATTGCAAGTGTGTGCGAGAGGAGCATGTCGTGCGTTCGGTTCCGGGCCAGCTGGAAAAGATGATGACGAAGCTGGTGTCGGACTTTCAGAGGCACTCCATCTCCGATGATGACTCGGGCTGCGCCTCGGAGGAGTACGCGTGGGTCCCACCTGGGATCAAGCCCGAACAG gtttaCCAGTACTTTAGCTGCCTACCAGAGGACCGAGTGCCTTATGTGAACAGTCCAGGGGAGAGATACAGAATCAAACAactgctgcaccagctgccTGCCCACGACAGTGAG CCGCAGTACTGCAACTCTCTGGACgacgaggagaagaaggagctgcGTCTTTTCAGTCAGCAGAGGAAACGAGAAAACCTGGGCAGAGGCGTCGTCAGACTCTTCCCAGTAACTATGACGGGAGCCATCTGCCAGCAG TGCGGCAGGCAGATCTGCGGCGGAGACATCGCGGTGTTTGCCAGCCGAGCGGGGCACGGCAGCTGCTGGCACCCTCAGTGCTTCCAGTGTGCCTCCTGCAGCGAGCTGCTGGTGGACCTCATCTACTTCTACCAGGACGGACAGATCTACTGCGGCCGGCACCATGCGGAGAGACTCAAGCCGCGCTGCCAGGCCTGCGATGAG ATTATTCTTGCAGATGAATGCACCGAGGCCGAGGGACGATACTGGCACATGAAACACTTCTGCTGCTTTGAGTGTGAAGCTGCCCTGGGTGGGCAGCGTTACATCATGAGGGAGAGTCGACCctactgctgctcctgctaCGAGTCCCTGTATGCAGAGTACTGCGATACCTGTGGAGAACACATAG GCATCGACCAAGGCCAGATGACATACGAAGGTCAGCACTGGCACGCTGTGGAGTCGTGTTTCTGCTGCGCTCGCTGTCGTCTGCCTCTTCTGGGGCAGCCCTTCCTCCCTCGAGGGGGGCTCATCTTCTGCTCCAGGGCCTGCTCGCTGGGCGAAGACCCCAACAACTCGGACTCCTGTGActcagcgctgcagagcagagcccCTCAGCCTAGCAAGCACTGTGGGCCGGGAGAGAAACAGTGTGGATCCCCTCTGAAGCCACTAGAGGGCATCAGTGTTACTATCAAACCACCAAAGGATTGCGTTCATACTGCAGTGGAAAACAAAG GTACACACTGCACTGCTCCAGTTCAAAATGGAGTTCCTGCACCCAATGGTGTTTCTCACCCAAGAGGCTCCTACTCACCTCTTCCCCACATTCATCGAGGAAATGGCTTAGGTCCATCATGGCCTAGTGATCTCCCGCATTACAGTTTGTTGCCGGGGGACTGTGGTATCAGTGGGCTCCAGGGAGAGCAGAACGGGAAAACTGGACTAACTGGTGTTAATTCAAGAGGAACCTCTACTACGAAAGACTGCAAAAACTGGGTAGAGAAGACGAATCAGATTATGCAAG TTTTTCCTCAGAAGAACCTACATGCAAGTTCACCTGACAcgccttcttctcctcctcccaacaACCCGTCCATGTTCCCACCACCTCTGCCCATCAAGTCTCGAGACTTGTTACCCCAGGAGTCCACCCCGACGAACCTGGCACAGCCAGAGAAGACGCCCAGGGATTCACCATCCCCACTGACCCGCACCAGCACTGCCAGAGTTAGTTTCAGAGAACcgatcagcagcagctactctgtcgaggaggaagaggacaatAACGATGAGAATGTGGACGAATTGCAAGAAGGCGATGAAAATcagcaggatgatgatgaagtgGAGCCGGGCTTCGGaagcaggttacatctacagaaaGGTATTCCACCACAGATGGACCTACTGG ATGGCGCTTCTAATCACCCACGCAGTCATCGCAGGGGGTGGAATCGTGGCAACACGCATTCTGATCCCACTCCCCACTCCCGACGGCCTCGATCCGACCGGCCTCGGCTGGACACACTGGACAGGAGAGGCGAGAGGGACCACAGGGGCTCCGCCAACACCTCCTCACTGACCCTTCATCCTGGCCACTTTAAACATGAAGACTGCTCtacctgctcctcatcctccgaCTCGGAGGAAGAGGGCTTCTTCCTTGGACAGCCTATTCCTCTTCCACCACAGCTTCGAAAGCAGCAACCTGATGAGAGCAAAGACAGAGAGGTAGACAAGGAGAGGGAGGTGCAGAGAGACTGGGGGCTGAGAGGCAGCATTAGGCGGAGGAGGGCTAACAGCCTTGGTGCAAAGGACAAAGATAAGAACTGTGCTATCTCCTAG
- the prickle3 gene encoding prickle planar cell polarity protein 3 isoform X3, producing MRCGDQCPGFRVHGWRKICVHCKCVREEHVVRSVPGQLEKMMTKLVSDFQRHSISDDDSGCASEEYAWVPPGIKPEQVYQYFSCLPEDRVPYVNSPGERYRIKQLLHQLPAHDSEPQYCNSLDDEEKKELRLFSQQRKRENLGRGVVRLFPVTMTGAICQQCGRQICGGDIAVFASRAGHGSCWHPQCFQCASCSELLVDLIYFYQDGQIYCGRHHAERLKPRCQACDEIILADECTEAEGRYWHMKHFCCFECEAALGGQRYIMRESRPYCCSCYESLYAEYCDTCGEHIGIDQGQMTYEGQHWHAVESCFCCARCRLPLLGQPFLPRGGLIFCSRACSLGEDPNNSDSCDSALQSRAPQPSKHCGPGEKQCGSPLKPLEGISVTIKPPKDCVHTAVENKGTHCTAPVQNGVPAPNGVSHPRGSYSPLPHIHRGNGLGPSWPSDLPHYSLLPGDCGISGLQGEQNGKTGLTGVNSRGTSTTKDCKNWVEKTNQIMQVFPQKNLHASSPDTPSSPPPNNPSMFPPPLPIKSRDLLPQESTPTNLAQPEKTPRDSPSPLTRTSTARVSFREPISSSYSVEEEEDNNDENVDELQEGDENQQDDDEVEPGFGSRLHLQKGIPPQMDLLDGASNHPRSHRRGWNRGNTHSDPTPHSRRPRSDRPRLDTLDRRGERDHRGSANTSSLTLHPGHFKHEDCSTCSSSSDSEEEGFFLGQPIPLPPQLRKQQPDESKDREVDKEREVQRDWGLRGSIRRRRANSLGAKDKDKNCAIS from the exons ATGCGCTGCGGAGACCAGTGTCCCGGCTTCCGTGTCCATGGCTGGAG GAAGATCTGCGTGCATTGCAAGTGTGTGCGAGAGGAGCATGTCGTGCGTTCGGTTCCGGGCCAGCTGGAAAAGATGATGACGAAGCTGGTGTCGGACTTTCAGAGGCACTCCATCTCCGATGATGACTCGGGCTGCGCCTCGGAGGAGTACGCGTGGGTCCCACCTGGGATCAAGCCCGAACAG gtttaCCAGTACTTTAGCTGCCTACCAGAGGACCGAGTGCCTTATGTGAACAGTCCAGGGGAGAGATACAGAATCAAACAactgctgcaccagctgccTGCCCACGACAGTGAG CCGCAGTACTGCAACTCTCTGGACgacgaggagaagaaggagctgcGTCTTTTCAGTCAGCAGAGGAAACGAGAAAACCTGGGCAGAGGCGTCGTCAGACTCTTCCCAGTAACTATGACGGGAGCCATCTGCCAGCAG TGCGGCAGGCAGATCTGCGGCGGAGACATCGCGGTGTTTGCCAGCCGAGCGGGGCACGGCAGCTGCTGGCACCCTCAGTGCTTCCAGTGTGCCTCCTGCAGCGAGCTGCTGGTGGACCTCATCTACTTCTACCAGGACGGACAGATCTACTGCGGCCGGCACCATGCGGAGAGACTCAAGCCGCGCTGCCAGGCCTGCGATGAG ATTATTCTTGCAGATGAATGCACCGAGGCCGAGGGACGATACTGGCACATGAAACACTTCTGCTGCTTTGAGTGTGAAGCTGCCCTGGGTGGGCAGCGTTACATCATGAGGGAGAGTCGACCctactgctgctcctgctaCGAGTCCCTGTATGCAGAGTACTGCGATACCTGTGGAGAACACATAG GCATCGACCAAGGCCAGATGACATACGAAGGTCAGCACTGGCACGCTGTGGAGTCGTGTTTCTGCTGCGCTCGCTGTCGTCTGCCTCTTCTGGGGCAGCCCTTCCTCCCTCGAGGGGGGCTCATCTTCTGCTCCAGGGCCTGCTCGCTGGGCGAAGACCCCAACAACTCGGACTCCTGTGActcagcgctgcagagcagagcccCTCAGCCTAGCAAGCACTGTGGGCCGGGAGAGAAACAGTGTGGATCCCCTCTGAAGCCACTAGAGGGCATCAGTGTTACTATCAAACCACCAAAGGATTGCGTTCATACTGCAGTGGAAAACAAAG GTACACACTGCACTGCTCCAGTTCAAAATGGAGTTCCTGCACCCAATGGTGTTTCTCACCCAAGAGGCTCCTACTCACCTCTTCCCCACATTCATCGAGGAAATGGCTTAGGTCCATCATGGCCTAGTGATCTCCCGCATTACAGTTTGTTGCCGGGGGACTGTGGTATCAGTGGGCTCCAGGGAGAGCAGAACGGGAAAACTGGACTAACTGGTGTTAATTCAAGAGGAACCTCTACTACGAAAGACTGCAAAAACTGGGTAGAGAAGACGAATCAGATTATGCAAG TTTTTCCTCAGAAGAACCTACATGCAAGTTCACCTGACAcgccttcttctcctcctcccaacaACCCGTCCATGTTCCCACCACCTCTGCCCATCAAGTCTCGAGACTTGTTACCCCAGGAGTCCACCCCGACGAACCTGGCACAGCCAGAGAAGACGCCCAGGGATTCACCATCCCCACTGACCCGCACCAGCACTGCCAGAGTTAGTTTCAGAGAACcgatcagcagcagctactctgtcgaggaggaagaggacaatAACGATGAGAATGTGGACGAATTGCAAGAAGGCGATGAAAATcagcaggatgatgatgaagtgGAGCCGGGCTTCGGaagcaggttacatctacagaaaGGTATTCCACCACAGATGGACCTACTGG ATGGCGCTTCTAATCACCCACGCAGTCATCGCAGGGGGTGGAATCGTGGCAACACGCATTCTGATCCCACTCCCCACTCCCGACGGCCTCGATCCGACCGGCCTCGGCTGGACACACTGGACAGGAGAGGCGAGAGGGACCACAGGGGCTCCGCCAACACCTCCTCACTGACCCTTCATCCTGGCCACTTTAAACATGAAGACTGCTCtacctgctcctcatcctccgaCTCGGAGGAAGAGGGCTTCTTCCTTGGACAGCCTATTCCTCTTCCACCACAGCTTCGAAAGCAGCAACCTGATGAGAGCAAAGACAGAGAGGTAGACAAGGAGAGGGAGGTGCAGAGAGACTGGGGGCTGAGAGGCAGCATTAGGCGGAGGAGGGCTAACAGCCTTGGTGCAAAGGACAAAGATAAGAACTGTGCTATCTCCTAG
- the prickle3 gene encoding prickle planar cell polarity protein 3 isoform X4 — translation MMTKLVSDFQRHSISDDDSGCASEEYAWVPPGIKPEQVYQYFSCLPEDRVPYVNSPGERYRIKQLLHQLPAHDSEPQYCNSLDDEEKKELRLFSQQRKRENLGRGVVRLFPVTMTGAICQQCGRQICGGDIAVFASRAGHGSCWHPQCFQCASCSELLVDLIYFYQDGQIYCGRHHAERLKPRCQACDEIILADECTEAEGRYWHMKHFCCFECEAALGGQRYIMRESRPYCCSCYESLYAEYCDTCGEHIGIDQGQMTYEGQHWHAVESCFCCARCRLPLLGQPFLPRGGLIFCSRACSLGEDPNNSDSCDSALQSRAPQPSKHCGPGEKQCGSPLKPLEGISVTIKPPKDCVHTAVENKGTHCTAPVQNGVPAPNGVSHPRGSYSPLPHIHRGNGLGPSWPSDLPHYSLLPGDCGISGLQGEQNGKTGLTGVNSRGTSTTKDCKNWVEKTNQIMQVFPQKNLHASSPDTPSSPPPNNPSMFPPPLPIKSRDLLPQESTPTNLAQPEKTPRDSPSPLTRTSTARVSFREPISSSYSVEEEEDNNDENVDELQEGDENQQDDDEVEPGFGSRLHLQKGIPPQMDLLDGASNHPRSHRRGWNRGNTHSDPTPHSRRPRSDRPRLDTLDRRGERDHRGSANTSSLTLHPGHFKHEDCSTCSSSSDSEEEGFFLGQPIPLPPQLRKQQPDESKDREVDKEREVQRDWGLRGSIRRRRANSLGAKDKDKNCAIS, via the exons ATGATGACGAAGCTGGTGTCGGACTTTCAGAGGCACTCCATCTCCGATGATGACTCGGGCTGCGCCTCGGAGGAGTACGCGTGGGTCCCACCTGGGATCAAGCCCGAACAG gtttaCCAGTACTTTAGCTGCCTACCAGAGGACCGAGTGCCTTATGTGAACAGTCCAGGGGAGAGATACAGAATCAAACAactgctgcaccagctgccTGCCCACGACAGTGAG CCGCAGTACTGCAACTCTCTGGACgacgaggagaagaaggagctgcGTCTTTTCAGTCAGCAGAGGAAACGAGAAAACCTGGGCAGAGGCGTCGTCAGACTCTTCCCAGTAACTATGACGGGAGCCATCTGCCAGCAG TGCGGCAGGCAGATCTGCGGCGGAGACATCGCGGTGTTTGCCAGCCGAGCGGGGCACGGCAGCTGCTGGCACCCTCAGTGCTTCCAGTGTGCCTCCTGCAGCGAGCTGCTGGTGGACCTCATCTACTTCTACCAGGACGGACAGATCTACTGCGGCCGGCACCATGCGGAGAGACTCAAGCCGCGCTGCCAGGCCTGCGATGAG ATTATTCTTGCAGATGAATGCACCGAGGCCGAGGGACGATACTGGCACATGAAACACTTCTGCTGCTTTGAGTGTGAAGCTGCCCTGGGTGGGCAGCGTTACATCATGAGGGAGAGTCGACCctactgctgctcctgctaCGAGTCCCTGTATGCAGAGTACTGCGATACCTGTGGAGAACACATAG GCATCGACCAAGGCCAGATGACATACGAAGGTCAGCACTGGCACGCTGTGGAGTCGTGTTTCTGCTGCGCTCGCTGTCGTCTGCCTCTTCTGGGGCAGCCCTTCCTCCCTCGAGGGGGGCTCATCTTCTGCTCCAGGGCCTGCTCGCTGGGCGAAGACCCCAACAACTCGGACTCCTGTGActcagcgctgcagagcagagcccCTCAGCCTAGCAAGCACTGTGGGCCGGGAGAGAAACAGTGTGGATCCCCTCTGAAGCCACTAGAGGGCATCAGTGTTACTATCAAACCACCAAAGGATTGCGTTCATACTGCAGTGGAAAACAAAG GTACACACTGCACTGCTCCAGTTCAAAATGGAGTTCCTGCACCCAATGGTGTTTCTCACCCAAGAGGCTCCTACTCACCTCTTCCCCACATTCATCGAGGAAATGGCTTAGGTCCATCATGGCCTAGTGATCTCCCGCATTACAGTTTGTTGCCGGGGGACTGTGGTATCAGTGGGCTCCAGGGAGAGCAGAACGGGAAAACTGGACTAACTGGTGTTAATTCAAGAGGAACCTCTACTACGAAAGACTGCAAAAACTGGGTAGAGAAGACGAATCAGATTATGCAAG TTTTTCCTCAGAAGAACCTACATGCAAGTTCACCTGACAcgccttcttctcctcctcccaacaACCCGTCCATGTTCCCACCACCTCTGCCCATCAAGTCTCGAGACTTGTTACCCCAGGAGTCCACCCCGACGAACCTGGCACAGCCAGAGAAGACGCCCAGGGATTCACCATCCCCACTGACCCGCACCAGCACTGCCAGAGTTAGTTTCAGAGAACcgatcagcagcagctactctgtcgaggaggaagaggacaatAACGATGAGAATGTGGACGAATTGCAAGAAGGCGATGAAAATcagcaggatgatgatgaagtgGAGCCGGGCTTCGGaagcaggttacatctacagaaaGGTATTCCACCACAGATGGACCTACTGG ATGGCGCTTCTAATCACCCACGCAGTCATCGCAGGGGGTGGAATCGTGGCAACACGCATTCTGATCCCACTCCCCACTCCCGACGGCCTCGATCCGACCGGCCTCGGCTGGACACACTGGACAGGAGAGGCGAGAGGGACCACAGGGGCTCCGCCAACACCTCCTCACTGACCCTTCATCCTGGCCACTTTAAACATGAAGACTGCTCtacctgctcctcatcctccgaCTCGGAGGAAGAGGGCTTCTTCCTTGGACAGCCTATTCCTCTTCCACCACAGCTTCGAAAGCAGCAACCTGATGAGAGCAAAGACAGAGAGGTAGACAAGGAGAGGGAGGTGCAGAGAGACTGGGGGCTGAGAGGCAGCATTAGGCGGAGGAGGGCTAACAGCCTTGGTGCAAAGGACAAAGATAAGAACTGTGCTATCTCCTAG
- the fam110a gene encoding protein FAM110A, with the protein MPVETLQPVRQPGRIAVAVAPPRLRLRGPLGPDLYRHSPTAQGRPKQSAVERLEADKAKYVKSQLALSKQQPVRPAELWKPFVNPGTPIQTTRKTPAHGKPKQDGVQLDLEHLSNLISGVTDGAQAGAAVGSDSSRAPKGVGAAPSCPHPPTAGPQHQKEKPQPPPRPDWASPAKVRLKASGTARGEGPGSPGSPGGPGGPAAGTVRRVDVMPQAGPVRTPCRPPLFIRQPLQPTPLLSKFPLRTAISQQRLFQTPLRTVSSPLKPVVASSKPDNTPSSPAGTPDSAPPHPRLPDFPPPSPAITRLSTSSSRKRPSLTRSKSDMSDRFSRAGTELERFFNLCGVDPAELPELTGSSSDIVSLARFRSVSAPGSECAGSGNEDDEDDDEGDAGKSAERVPYGVSVIERNARVIKWLYGLRQAKDSVAKSTNL; encoded by the coding sequence ATGCCTGTGGAGACTCTTCAGCCAGTGAGGCAGCCAGGGAGGATCGCTGTAGCTGTCGCCCCCCCTCGCCTGCGACTCAGAGGGCCGCTGGGGCCTGACCTCTACCGGCATTCTCCCACAGCGCAGGGCAGACCGAAGCAGAGCGCAGTGGAGCGGCTGGAGGCCGACAAGGCTAAATATGTCAAGAGTCAGCTGGCTCTTTCTAAGCAGCAGCCAGTCAGGCCTGCTGAGCTGTGGAAGCCCTTCGTAAACCCTGGCACCCCcatccagaccaccaggaagaCCCCCGCCCACGGTAAACCAAAGCAGGACGGCgtccagctggacctggagcaccTGAGTAACCTCATCAGCGGCGTGACTGACGGAGCCCAGGCCGGCGCCGCTGTCggctcagacagcagcagagcgCCTAAGGGTGTGGGCGCCGCGCCGAGCTGTCCTCACCCCCCGACTGCAGGGCCACAGCACCAAAAGGAGAAGCCGCAACCACCTCCCCGTCCGGACTGGGCCAGTCCAGCCAAGGTGAGGCTAAAGGCCTCAGGAACTGCCAGGGGGGAGGGCCCCGGCTCGCCTGGCTCTCCAGGGGGTCCTGGGGGTCCTGCTGCAGGGACCGTACGCAGAGTGGACGTCATGCCCCAGGCCGGCCCTGTGAGGACCCCCTGTAGACCGCCTCTGTTCATCCGCCAGCCGCTGCAGCCCACGCCTTTGCTTTCCAAGTTCCCACTGCGCACGGCGATTTCTCAACAGCGCCTTTTCCAAACGCCACTCAGAACAGTTTCCTCTCCCCTGAAACCGGTTGTAGCCTCATCCAAGCCTGACAAcaccccctcctctccagcagGGACCCCTGACTCTGCCCCACCTCACCCCCGCCTCCCTGATttccccccaccctcccccgcCATAACCCGTCTGTCCACTTCCAGCTCCAGGAAGCGCCCGTCTCTGACCCGTTCTAAGTCGGACATGAGCGACCGGTTCTCCAGAGCCGGGACGGAGCTggagcgcttcttcaacctgtgCGGCGTGGATCCCGCAGAGCTGCCGGAGCTGACTGGATCCAGCTCGGACATCGTGTCCCTCGCCCGTTTTCGCAGCGTCAGCGCCCCGGGGTCAGAGTGCGCAGGCTCTGgcaatgaagatgatgaagatgatgatgaaggggaCGCTGGCAAGAGTGCGGAGCGCGTTCCCTACGGCGTTTCTGTCATCGAGAGAAACGCCAGAGTGATCAAATGGCTGTACGGCCTCCGTCAGGCCAAGGACAGTGTTGCTAAGAGCACCAATTTATAG